A segment of the Streptomyces pactum genome:
GGCGCAACGGCGAGGCGCCGGTCCCGGTCGTCGCCCCCCGCACCCCGGCGGACTGCTTCGACGCGGCGCTGGAGGCGGCGCGGATCGCACTGACCTACCGCACTCCGGTCTTCCTCCTCTCGGACGGCTACCTGGCCAACGGCAGTGAGCCGTGGCGGATCCCGGAGCCGGACGAGCTGCCGGATCTCGCGGTGCGGTTCGCGCAGGGCCCGAACCACACCCTGGACGACGGCACCGAGGTCTTCTGGCCCTACAAGCGCGACCCGCACACCCTCGCCCGCCCCTGGGCGGTGCCGGGCACCCCGGGGCTGGAGCACCGGATCGGCGGCATCGAGAAGCAGGACGGCACGGGGAACATCTCCTACGACCCGGCCAACCACGACCTCATGGTCCGCACCCGCCAGGCCAAGATCGACGGCATCGACGTCCCCGACCTGGAGGTCGACGACCCGGACGGCGCCGGGACCCTGGTGCTGGGCTGGGGCTCGACGTACGGCCCCATCACCGCCGCCGTGCGCCGGCTGCGGGGCGCCGGGGAGGCCGTCGCGCAGGCGCACCTGCGCCACCTCAACCCGTTCCCGCACAACCTCGGCGCGGTTCTCAAGCGGTACGACAAGGTGGTGATCCCCGAGATGAACCTCGGCCAGCTCGCCACCCTCATCCGGGCGAAATACCTGGTCGACGCGCAGTCGTACAACCAGGTCAACGGCATGCCGTTCAAGGCGGAACAGCTCGCCACGGTCCTGAAGGAGGCCATCGATGGCTGAGGCACTGAAGCTGGTCCCCCGGGCCGAGGGCAAGCAGTCCATGAAGGACTTCAAGTCGGATCAGGAAGTGCGCTGGTGCCCCGGCTGCGGTGACTACGCCATCCTCGCCGCCGTGCAGGGCTTCATGCCCCAGCTCGGCCTGGCGAAGGAGAACATCGTCTTCGTCTCCGGCATCGGCTGTTCCTCCCGCTTCCCGTACTACATGAACACGTACGGGATGCACTCCATCCACGGCCGCGCCCCCGCCATCGCCACCGGCCTCGCCGCCTCCCGCCGCGACCTGTCCGTCTGGGTCGTCACCGGAGACGGTGACGCGCTCTCCATCGGCGGCAACCACCTGATCCACGCCCTGCGCCGCAACGTCAATCTCAAGATCCTGTTGTTCAACAACCGGATCTACGGCCTGACCAAGGGCCAGTACTCCCCCACCTCCGAGGTCGGGAAGATCACCAAGTCCACCCCGATGGGGTCCCTGGACGCGCCCTTCAACCCGGTCTCCCTGGCCATCGGCGCGGAGGCCTCCTTCGTCGCCCGGACCGTCGACTCGGACCGCAAGCACCTCACCGAGGTCCTGCGACAGGCCGCCGACCACCCGGGCACGGCCCTGGTCGAGATCTACCAGAACTGCAACATCTTCAACGACGGCGCCTTCGAAGCCCTCAAGGACAGACAGCAGGCCGAGGAGGCGGTGATCCGCCTCGAACACGGGCAGCCGATCCGCTTCGGCACCGACGGGACGAAGGGCGTCGTGCGGGACCCGCAGACCGGTGACCTGAAGGTCGTCACCGTCACCGCGGACAACGAGGCGGACGTCCTGGTCCACGACGCCCACGCCGCGTCCCCGACCACCGCCTTCGCCTTGTCCCGGCTCGCCGACCCGGACACCCTGCACCACACCCCGATCGGCGTCCTGCGCTCCGTCGACCGGCCCGTGTACGACACCCTCATGTCCGACCAGCTCGACACCGCCATCGAACAGAACGGCAAGGGCGACCTGGCGGCGCTGCTCGCCGGCGGCGACACCTGGACCGTGGTCGGCTAGCGCCGGCGACGGTGCATGGCGAGGGGAGAGGCCCGGACGCTTCCGTCCGGGCCTCTCCCCTTGCCATGCCGCCCGGGCCCCGACTCCTCGGGCTGACTGCCACGCGCCCACATACTTACCTACCGGTAAGTACCTAACTTTAAAGTGGGCACTATCCTGTAGTTAGCGCTGCCTTTAGGGTTGGTGGCATCGCACCCCCACAAGGAGTACAGAAGCCATGAGCATCGTCGTCACCGGAGCAACCGGACACCTCGGCCGCCACGTCGTACGGCAGCTACTGGAGAAGGTGCCGGCGGACCAGGTCACCGCGGTCGTCCGCGACCGCGACAGGGCCGCCGACCTCGCCGCCCGCGGCGTACGGCTCGCCATCGCCGACTACAACTCCCCCGAGACCTTCGACGCCCTGTTCGCGGCCGGCGACCGGGTACTGCTGATCTCCGGCAACGAGTTCGACCAGGGCCGCGTCCAGCAGCACACGGTCGTCATCGACGCGGCCAGGAAGGCCGGCGTCGCCCTGCTCGCCTACACCAGCGCCCCCAGCAGCCTCACGGCCGCGCTCGCCGACGACCACCGCGCCACCGAGGAGGTGCTGGTCGGCTCGGGCGTGCCGTACGTGCTGCTGCGCAACGGCTGGTACCACGAGAACTACACCGAGCAGCTCGCCCCGGTCCTGGAGCACGGCGCCGTCGTGCAGGCGGCCGGCGAGGGCCGGGTCTCCTCCGCCTCCCGCGCCGACTACGCGGCCGCGGCCGTCACCGTACTGACCGGCGAGGGCCACGAGAACACGGCGTACGAGCTGGGCGGTGACGAGGCCTGGAGCTTCGCCGAGTACGCCGCCGAGCTGAGCCGGCAGACGGGCGAGGAAATCGTCTACAACCCCGTCTCCATCGAGGCCTACACCGGAATCCTCACCGGCGCCGGGGTGCCCGGGCCGCTGGCGGACGTCTTCGCCGGCGTGGACGCCGCCATCGAGAAGGGCGAGCTGGTCGTCTCCACCGGTGACCTGTCCCGGCTGGCCGGCCGGCCGACCACGCCGCTCGCCGAGGCCGTCGCCGCAGCGCTCAAGAGCTGACCTCGACCACACGCCTCGGCCGCGGGCCCGACCACACGCCTCGAACGCGGGCTCGACCACACGCCTCGAACGCGGACCTCGGCCACGGCCCCTCGGTCGCGGGCTTCGATGGCGGGCTTCGACGGCGGGCCGGACCTCCGCAACACTCACCCCCGTCTGTCATGACCGTATGCCGATACGGGCATGACAGGCGGCCGGGTGCGGCGTTACCTTCGTCCTGGCATGCATCCGTTGCGGCATGCCGAACGCGAGAAGGAGGTGCCCGTGGCCGGGTCGTCGAGGAGTGAGCAGCGAATAGGCCTGCTGAACGGCTTCGCGGCGTACGGGATGTGGGGGCTGGTCCCACTGTTCTGGCCGCTGCTCAAGCCCGCCGGGGCCGGGGAGATCCTCGCCCACCGGATGGTGTGGTCGCTCGCCTTCGTCGGCGTCGCCCTGCTCGTCGTACGGCGCTGGGCCTGGGCCGGCGAGCTGCTGCGGCAGCCGCGCAGGCTCGCCCTGGTCACCGTGGCCGCCGCGGTCATCACCGTCAACTGGGGCGTCTACATCTGGGCCGTGAACAGCGGCCATGTCGTCGAGGCCTCGCTCGGGTACTTCATCAACCCGCTGGTCACCATCGCGATGGGCGTACTGCTGCTGAAGGAACGGCTGCGGCCCGCCCAGTGGGCGGCGGTCGGGACCGGCTTCGCGGCCGTGCTCGTCCTCACCGTCGGCTACGGCCAGCCGCCGTGGATCTCCCTCTGCCTCGCCCTCTCCTTCGCCACGTACGGACTGGTGAAGAAGAAGGTCAATCTGGGCGGCGTCGAGTCGCTGGCCGCGGAGACGGCGATCCAGTTCCTGCCCGCGCTCGGCTATCTGCTGTGGCTGGGCGCACAGGGCGACTCCACCTTCACCACCGAGGGCGCGGGACACGCGGCCCTGCTCGCCGCGACCGGCGTGGTCACCGCGATCCCCATGGTCTGCTTCGGCGCGGCGGCGATCCGCGTACCGCTGTCCACGCTGGGGCTGCTGCAGTACCTGGCCCCGGTCTTCCAGTTCCTGCTCGGCGTCCTCTACTTCGGCGAGGCCATGCCGCCCGAGCGCTGGGCCGGCTTCGGGCTGGTGTGGCTGGCGCTCACCCTGCTCACCTGGGACGCCCTGCGCACCGCCCACCGAACCGCCCGGACGCTCAGGGCGCACCTGGACCAAGCGGGCGCGGGCGTGACACCGGTCAAGGGGGGCGCCCCGCGGGAGTCGGGAATCGTGGCCTCCGGAGCGCCGGCCCCCGGTTCCGTCGGGTCGGAGCAGCTCGACACGGCGGCAAGGAAGCCGTAGCGGCCCGGTCGCCCCGCCGCTGTCCGTCGTCACCCCGTCCCGGGCGCCCGGCGCGCGCGGTGGGCCCGCGCCTTCTCCCGGTTGCCGCAGTGCTCCATCGCGCACCAGCGGCGGCGGCCCGGGCGCGAGGTGTCGACGAAGAGCAGCCGGCAGTCGTGGGCACCGCACTCCCGGATGCGGTCGGCGTACGGACCGGTGAACAGCTCGACCGCGTCGCGCGCGACCGTCGACAGCAGACGGGCGCCCGTGGCGCCCGGGGCCCACCCGCGGGTGCCGTCCGCCTCGATGCGGGCGACGAGCGGGGGCCCGGCCGCCGCCGCGTTGACGGCGCCCAGGTGCTCGGCCCGGAGCGGGCGTCCGTGCGCACGGTCCGCGGTGAGCAGGAAGAGGGCGTCGCGCAGGGCCCGGGCCCGCTCCACATCGGTCTGTTCGACGGCCGGATCCAGCCCCTCCGGCAGTCTGCTCCGGCCGGCCCACGCGGCCAGGTCGGCGGGCTCGTGCAGCACCTCCCAGCGCGCGTAGGCGCCCGGCCCGCCCGTCGTCAGCAGTTCGAGACAGAGCGCACCAGGGTCGAAGCGGTACGGCTTGCCCTCGTGCGACAGCAGCGTCAGCCCGGGGGAACCGGGCGGACCCGCGGACGGTTTCGGCGATTCCATTGCCCGCTCACTCATGTAACCACTATAACTGGTTACATGACATCGACCTCTGGACCGGCCCCCCTGCACTTCAAGATCGTCATCGACGCCACCGCCCCGCACGCGCAGGCGGACTTCTGGGCCGCCGCCCTCCATTACGAGGTGGAGGACAACAGCGCGCTCATCGAGAAGCTGCTGGGTTTCGGGGCCGTACCGGCCGAGTTGACCGTCGAGTCCCACGGCCGCCGCGCCTGGCGGGACCTGGCCGCCGTACGGCACCCCGACGACCCCTACCAGGAGGAGAGCGGCACCGGGCTGGGACGACGGCTGCTGTTCCAGCGGGTGCCGGAGGCCAAGACCGGCAAGAACCGGCTCCACCTCGACCTGCACCCGGGCGAGGGGCGGCGCGAGGAGGAGGTCACCCGGCTGGAGGCGCTGGGAGCGAGCGTCCTGCGGCACGTGAAGGAACCGGGCGGGGAGTGGATGCTGATGGCGGACCCCGAGGGGAACGAGTTCTGCGTCCACTAGGACGCTCTCTCCGCGCCCACCAGGATGCGTCCTCCGCGCCCGGCAGTATGCGTCCTCCGCGCCCGGCAGTATGCGGCTTGCACCGTCGGCAGTACGTGGCTTCCACCGCCGGCAGCACACGGCTTCCACCGCCCGGCCGGGCGTCACCAGGGGCTTCCGATATACGCGACACCGTGGCCGAATAGCGGTCTTGACGGTCGGTCAGCACCGGCCACACCATCCAGGCACCCCATTCACTGCGGAGTCCCCTCCCCAGGGCCTCCCTAGGAATCCGGAGCCCCCCACATGAAGCTCCCCCGTTCCGGGCGTGCGCTGGCGGCCGGTGCCGTCGCGGTCGCCACTCTCATCAGCGGCGGATCGATGGCCGGCGCCGCACCCGCGGCCGACACCGCACCCGCGGCACTCGCCGCGCCCGACATACCGATAGCCAACGTCA
Coding sequences within it:
- a CDS encoding 2-oxoacid:ferredoxin oxidoreductase subunit beta; translated protein: MAEALKLVPRAEGKQSMKDFKSDQEVRWCPGCGDYAILAAVQGFMPQLGLAKENIVFVSGIGCSSRFPYYMNTYGMHSIHGRAPAIATGLAASRRDLSVWVVTGDGDALSIGGNHLIHALRRNVNLKILLFNNRIYGLTKGQYSPTSEVGKITKSTPMGSLDAPFNPVSLAIGAEASFVARTVDSDRKHLTEVLRQAADHPGTALVEIYQNCNIFNDGAFEALKDRQQAEEAVIRLEHGQPIRFGTDGTKGVVRDPQTGDLKVVTVTADNEADVLVHDAHAASPTTAFALSRLADPDTLHHTPIGVLRSVDRPVYDTLMSDQLDTAIEQNGKGDLAALLAGGDTWTVVG
- a CDS encoding SDR family oxidoreductase; this translates as MSIVVTGATGHLGRHVVRQLLEKVPADQVTAVVRDRDRAADLAARGVRLAIADYNSPETFDALFAAGDRVLLISGNEFDQGRVQQHTVVIDAARKAGVALLAYTSAPSSLTAALADDHRATEEVLVGSGVPYVLLRNGWYHENYTEQLAPVLEHGAVVQAAGEGRVSSASRADYAAAAVTVLTGEGHENTAYELGGDEAWSFAEYAAELSRQTGEEIVYNPVSIEAYTGILTGAGVPGPLADVFAGVDAAIEKGELVVSTGDLSRLAGRPTTPLAEAVAAALKS
- a CDS encoding CGNR zinc finger domain-containing protein yields the protein MESPKPSAGPPGSPGLTLLSHEGKPYRFDPGALCLELLTTGGPGAYARWEVLHEPADLAAWAGRSRLPEGLDPAVEQTDVERARALRDALFLLTADRAHGRPLRAEHLGAVNAAAAGPPLVARIEADGTRGWAPGATGARLLSTVARDAVELFTGPYADRIRECGAHDCRLLFVDTSRPGRRRWCAMEHCGNREKARAHRARRAPGTG
- a CDS encoding VOC family protein → MTSTSGPAPLHFKIVIDATAPHAQADFWAAALHYEVEDNSALIEKLLGFGAVPAELTVESHGRRAWRDLAAVRHPDDPYQEESGTGLGRRLLFQRVPEAKTGKNRLHLDLHPGEGRREEEVTRLEALGASVLRHVKEPGGEWMLMADPEGNEFCVH
- the rarD gene encoding EamA family transporter RarD, whose amino-acid sequence is MAGSSRSEQRIGLLNGFAAYGMWGLVPLFWPLLKPAGAGEILAHRMVWSLAFVGVALLVVRRWAWAGELLRQPRRLALVTVAAAVITVNWGVYIWAVNSGHVVEASLGYFINPLVTIAMGVLLLKERLRPAQWAAVGTGFAAVLVLTVGYGQPPWISLCLALSFATYGLVKKKVNLGGVESLAAETAIQFLPALGYLLWLGAQGDSTFTTEGAGHAALLAATGVVTAIPMVCFGAAAIRVPLSTLGLLQYLAPVFQFLLGVLYFGEAMPPERWAGFGLVWLALTLLTWDALRTAHRTARTLRAHLDQAGAGVTPVKGGAPRESGIVASGAPAPGSVGSEQLDTAARKP